CCTTGTCTGGCTCGCTCTCGGCTGACCGGCGATGGTGCGAGGATCCAACTGGTGCGGTGAATGAGAGAGCGTCTTGTGTCTTTGCGCAGACGCGTCGATACTAAGACGCGTACATCACGGGGTGAGGATTGGACCGATAGAGGAGGAGTTGGGGATGGGCTATCGCGACGCAAGCGGATTCTCGGTGGCGAGTGTAACGCGTCTGGTTGTGACGACCGCACTGTTCGTGACCATGCTTCCTGCGGGGGCGTCGGCGAAGTCGCCGGATGTCGATAAGCAGGCGCTGGCAGGGAGGGTTTCTGCCGGGGTGCTCGCGCACAAGAGTGGACTCGCGACCGGCCTCGTCGCTCTCGGCCCGGACGAGATTCCTGGTGTCGCGCTCGGCGCGTCTCCGCAATCGGGGACACTCAACATCGATACCAACTGGGTCGACGTGTACTACGTCGATCTTACCGCAGGTCAAGTGTGGGCGGGCACGGTGACCGGCACGGCGGTAAGCGGCCAGGACGGCTACCTTGAGGGTTTCGCGCCGGGCGCGACAACCGTGTATGACTATGGCGATTTCAATCCGGTGTGGGACACGAACAAGTATCGCCTCACCATTCATGCCGAGGTGACCGGCCGGTACTATATCGCGGTCTGGGGCGGCACGGGTTCGTACTCGCTTGCGTACACCATCGGTGCCGGTGCCGTCGACGACTTCATACCCGGTGTTGCTCTCGGCGCGTCTCCCGTTTCCGGTTCACTCACCTCGTCGGGCGACACGCGGGACGTCTACCGGATAGATCTCACCCCTGGTCAGCTCTTCTCGGTGGACCTTATTCACAGCGACACCGTGTTCTTCGATGCGCGCCTCTTCGGACCTGGCGTGACGCACACCGTCGGCAAGACTCCGATCGCCGAGGCGTGGGATTGGCCGATCTCATTCGATTTCTTAGTCCCGCCCGTAGGCGGCGGCACGTACTATCTCGTCGTCGAAACGTACGAAGGCGCAGGAGGCTACACGGTTCAGTGGAGTGTCAAGACGCCTCCGGCCCATCGGCTCGCGGGGTCGAGCCGGTTCGCGACATCGCTCGCGATCTGCCGGGCGACTTTTGTCGAATCTGATGTCGCGGTGCTCGCGACAGGCGCTGGTTTTCCCGACGCGCTTGCCGCATCCGCGCTCGCAGGCGCGCTCGATGCTCCGCTGCTACTCGTGCGTGACGACATCGATTCTCAAGAGTACTGGGACCTCGTCTATGAGCTTTACCGGCTTGGCGTGACGAAGGTCTATCTGGCAGGTGGCACGTCCGTGATCTCGGCAGTCACGGAAGATGACCTCCGCAACGGGTGGGGCTTTACCGTCACGCGCCTTGGCGGCGCGAACCGCTATGAGACCGGGCGTGCGATCGCCGATGAGGTGGTCAGGGTGGTCGAGGCTCGCGGCGGCACGGTCAGCTCGGCGTTTGTCGTGCGCGGCGACGCGTTTGCCGACGCCCTTGCCGCGGGCCCTTACGCCTTTTCGCAAAAGATGCCGGTCTTGCTCACTCCCCCGGGAGCGCTTCATCCGCTCGCGGCACAGTTCATCGAGACCGAAGACGTGCTCGACATCACCGTCGTGGGAGGCACAAGCGCGGTGTCCGCAAGCGTAGCGAGCGCCGCCGATGCGCTCAACGCGGGAGCGACGGGCGTCACGCGGGTAAGCGGCGACAACCGCTTCGAGACGGCGGCCAACCTTGCTCAGTTCGCTGTCTCCCAACGCGCGTGGGCGACGTGGGAGTACGTGGGCGTGGCGACGGGCCGCAACTTCCCTGACGCGCTTTCCGGGTCCGCCGCCGCGGGCCGCCGCGGAGGCGTCCTCCTGCTTACAGCGCCTGATGCGCTCTCGGCGCCCGCGAGCCAGGCGCTCAGCACCAACGCGAGCGCGGTACGGACCGCTCTAGTCTTTGGCGGCACGGGGGCCGTGTCAGGTTCAGTATGTGACCAGGTCAGATCGGTGCTACGGTAGGTAGAGCTTCCCCGCACAGGGCACTCCTTCTGGCGGCGGCTTGAAGGACGTGTAAGGTTGCTGGAGTACGCTCGTGCTAAACTTACAGGTCGAGGTGAAACGTTCCGATGACGGCACGGGGCCACTTCGTCCGAGAGATCGACACTGAACCGGGTGAGAATGACCGGACTCCGAGAAATCAAATGGGCAACGTTCGTCACGGCAGTG
The nucleotide sequence above comes from Clostridiales bacterium. Encoded proteins:
- a CDS encoding cell wall-binding repeat-containing protein; translation: MGYRDASGFSVASVTRLVVTTALFVTMLPAGASAKSPDVDKQALAGRVSAGVLAHKSGLATGLVALGPDEIPGVALGASPQSGTLNIDTNWVDVYYVDLTAGQVWAGTVTGTAVSGQDGYLEGFAPGATTVYDYGDFNPVWDTNKYRLTIHAEVTGRYYIAVWGGTGSYSLAYTIGAGAVDDFIPGVALGASPVSGSLTSSGDTRDVYRIDLTPGQLFSVDLIHSDTVFFDARLFGPGVTHTVGKTPIAEAWDWPISFDFLVPPVGGGTYYLVVETYEGAGGYTVQWSVKTPPAHRLAGSSRFATSLAICRATFVESDVAVLATGAGFPDALAASALAGALDAPLLLVRDDIDSQEYWDLVYELYRLGVTKVYLAGGTSVISAVTEDDLRNGWGFTVTRLGGANRYETGRAIADEVVRVVEARGGTVSSAFVVRGDAFADALAAGPYAFSQKMPVLLTPPGALHPLAAQFIETEDVLDITVVGGTSAVSASVASAADALNAGATGVTRVSGDNRFETAANLAQFAVSQRAWATWEYVGVATGRNFPDALSGSAAAGRRGGVLLLTAPDALSAPASQALSTNASAVRTALVFGGTGAVSGSVCDQVRSVLR